A genome region from Ralstonia solanacearum K60 includes the following:
- a CDS encoding acylphosphatase — protein MSQTLRVIVTVQGRVQGVGYRAACADMARALGLRGWVRNRLDGAVEAFLAGPKPNVLRMQKWMEEGPDMALVTQLQTAPGDGEPLPPGFEVRPTA, from the coding sequence ATGTCCCAGACCCTTCGTGTGATCGTCACCGTACAAGGCCGCGTGCAGGGCGTCGGCTACCGCGCCGCCTGCGCCGACATGGCGCGCGCCCTGGGCCTGCGCGGCTGGGTGCGCAATCGCCTCGACGGCGCGGTCGAAGCGTTCCTGGCCGGGCCCAAGCCCAACGTGCTGCGCATGCAGAAGTGGATGGAGGAGGGCCCGGACATGGCCCTGGTGACCCAACTGCAGACCGCCCCGGGCGACGGCGAACCGTTGCCGCCGGGATTCGAGGTCAGGCCGACGGCGTGA